In Nostoc sp. GT001, a genomic segment contains:
- the recF gene encoding DNA replication/repair protein RecF, translating to MYLRTLNLRQFRNYQDQKVEFTAAKTILVGNNAQGKSNLLEAVELLATLRSHRMARDRDLVQEGEAIAQIDATLERQTGVSDLTLTLRRNGRRSVALNGESIRRQMDFLGVLNAVQFSSLDLELVRGGPEGRRNWLDTLLIQLEPVYAHILQQYNHVLRQRNAFLKKTQDSALDTEQSELAVWDAQLATTGTRVIRRRDRAIQRLAPIATTWHGSISGSTEVLQIKYMPNIPLEDNHPEEVQQAFLAKIQQRAVAEMHQGTTLVGPHRDEIELTINQTPARQYGSQGQQRTLVLALKLAELQLIEEVVKEPPLLLLDDVLAELDLSRQNQLLDAIQDRFQTLITTTHLGSFDSQWLKSSQIILVKAGELTIKN from the coding sequence ATGTACCTAAGAACTCTAAACCTCCGACAATTTCGCAATTATCAAGACCAAAAGGTTGAGTTTACTGCTGCCAAAACAATTTTGGTAGGTAATAATGCTCAGGGAAAGTCAAATTTGTTGGAGGCGGTGGAGTTGCTGGCGACATTGCGATCGCACCGCATGGCCCGCGATCGCGATTTAGTTCAAGAGGGGGAAGCCATAGCCCAAATTGATGCCACCCTTGAACGACAAACAGGTGTTAGTGACCTGACCTTAACCCTACGCCGCAATGGTCGCCGTAGTGTTGCTCTCAATGGCGAATCTATCCGCCGTCAAATGGATTTTCTCGGCGTTCTCAATGCAGTCCAATTTTCCAGCTTAGATTTAGAACTAGTACGCGGCGGCCCGGAAGGTCGCCGCAACTGGTTAGATACACTATTAATTCAACTGGAACCAGTTTATGCTCACATTTTGCAGCAGTATAACCATGTGTTACGCCAGCGCAATGCCTTTTTAAAAAAAACTCAAGACTCAGCACTGGATACAGAGCAATCAGAACTAGCGGTATGGGATGCACAGTTAGCGACCACAGGAACTAGAGTAATTAGACGACGCGATCGCGCCATTCAAAGATTAGCTCCCATTGCTACCACCTGGCACGGCAGTATCAGCGGCAGTACAGAAGTTCTGCAAATCAAGTACATGCCGAATATTCCTTTAGAAGATAACCATCCAGAAGAAGTACAGCAAGCTTTTTTAGCAAAAATTCAGCAGCGAGCGGTTGCTGAAATGCACCAAGGCACGACTCTTGTCGGCCCGCATCGAGACGAAATAGAATTAACTATTAACCAGACACCCGCTCGCCAATATGGTTCTCAAGGTCAACAACGAACGCTGGTTCTAGCTTTAAAATTAGCTGAATTACAATTAATTGAAGAAGTCGTTAAAGAGCCACCATTACTATTACTTGATGATGTTCTTGCTGAACTAGATTTATCCCGCCAAAATCAATTGCTTGATGCCATTCAAGACCGCTTTCAAACCCTGATTACTACCACTCACTTGGGTTCATTTGATTCCCAATGGTTGAAGTCCTCCCAAATTATTTTGGTGAAAGCAGGAGAGTTAACAATTAAAAATTAA
- a CDS encoding cation-translocating P-type ATPase — MSANSLPEGAAVWHSLEVDKALDLLDSNADSGLTPQEIQQRLQKYGLNELEEIAGRSAWEILLDQFKNIMLLMLIGVALISGFLDLMALQSGSLKPGEVPFKDTIAILAIVILNGILGYVQESRAEKALAALKKMTSPLVRVIRDARLVEIAAKELVPGDVMLLEAGMQIAADGRLLEQSNLQVRESALTGEAEAVNKQASLKLPEDTSLGDRLNVVYQGTEVVQGRAKVLVTNTGMTTELGKIATMLQAVESEPTPLQQRMTQLGNVLVTGSLILVAIVVVGGVIQARGFSNIQELLEVSLSMAVAVVPEGLPAVITVTLALGTQRMVRQNALIRKLPAVETLGSVTTICSDKTGTLTQNKMVVQSVFTNNKTFRVIGEGYAPTGDFQLNGQKISLEESPEISALSVACAVCNDSVLQKEQGEWAILGDPTEGALLTLAGKAGIEKDQWNSKLPRVAEFPFSSERKRMSVISQVEGVATGEASSRGVDPAIASFLQSEPYLMFTKGSPELTLARCTQIHLGNHSDPLTDAQRQKVLAENDLMASKGLRVLGFAYKPLAEIPPESSDETSEQDLVWLGLVGMLDAPRPEVRAAVQECREAGIRPVMITGDHQLTARAIATDLGIAQEGDRVLTGQELQRMTDQELEQNVDLVSIYARVSPEHKLRIVQALQRRGRFVAMTGDGVNDAPALKQADIGIAMGITGTDVSKEASDMVLLDDNFATIVSATKEGRVVYTNIRRFIKYILGSNIGEVLTIAAAPLIGLGGVPLTPLQILWMNLVTDGLPALALAVEPPEPDVMQRPPFSPRESIFARGLGSYMIRIGIIFAIITIALMWWAYQHTHAAGYQGNPDTWKTMVFTTLCIAQMGHAIAIRSNNRLTIEMNPFSNIFVLAAVVVTTILQLMLVYVPPLRDFFGTHYLTLEELGVCIGFSALMFIWIEGEKIFLRIMGKKAV; from the coding sequence ATGTCTGCTAATTCTCTGCCTGAAGGTGCCGCCGTTTGGCATAGTTTAGAAGTTGATAAAGCGCTAGACCTGCTTGATAGTAATGCAGACAGTGGCTTAACACCCCAAGAAATTCAACAGAGATTACAAAAATACGGCCTCAACGAACTTGAAGAAATTGCTGGCCGTAGTGCTTGGGAAATTCTGTTGGATCAGTTCAAGAACATTATGTTGTTGATGCTGATTGGTGTGGCTCTGATTTCTGGGTTTTTAGACCTGATGGCTTTGCAATCGGGCAGCTTGAAGCCCGGTGAAGTGCCATTTAAAGATACAATCGCGATTTTAGCAATTGTCATCCTCAATGGCATACTCGGCTACGTCCAAGAAAGCCGCGCCGAAAAAGCCTTGGCAGCCTTGAAAAAAATGACTTCTCCCTTAGTGCGCGTCATCCGCGACGCCAGACTGGTGGAGATAGCAGCCAAAGAACTAGTTCCAGGGGATGTCATGCTGCTAGAAGCGGGGATGCAGATAGCCGCAGATGGACGCTTGCTCGAACAGTCTAATTTACAAGTGCGTGAGTCGGCATTAACTGGTGAAGCCGAAGCGGTGAATAAACAGGCATCACTAAAATTACCGGAGGACACATCATTAGGCGATCGCCTCAATGTGGTGTATCAAGGGACTGAAGTAGTCCAAGGACGCGCCAAGGTTCTGGTGACAAACACCGGTATGACTACAGAACTAGGCAAAATCGCCACCATGTTGCAGGCGGTGGAAAGTGAACCTACGCCTTTACAACAACGGATGACTCAACTGGGTAATGTCCTAGTTACGGGTTCTTTGATTCTCGTGGCGATCGTTGTCGTCGGCGGTGTGATCCAGGCAAGAGGCTTTAGCAACATCCAAGAACTCTTGGAAGTTTCCTTAAGTATGGCGGTTGCTGTAGTGCCAGAAGGTTTACCTGCTGTAATTACCGTCACCTTGGCACTGGGAACCCAGCGAATGGTGCGCCAAAATGCCTTGATTCGCAAATTGCCAGCAGTGGAAACGTTGGGTTCTGTAACGACTATCTGTTCTGACAAAACCGGCACCCTGACTCAAAATAAAATGGTGGTGCAATCGGTTTTCACCAATAACAAAACTTTTCGCGTCATCGGCGAAGGTTATGCTCCCACAGGAGACTTTCAGTTAAATGGTCAAAAAATTTCCCTAGAGGAGTCTCCAGAAATCTCAGCCTTATCAGTAGCCTGTGCAGTTTGTAATGATTCAGTATTGCAAAAAGAACAAGGTGAATGGGCAATTTTAGGAGATCCCACAGAGGGAGCATTGTTAACACTGGCGGGAAAAGCCGGAATCGAAAAAGACCAGTGGAACAGTAAGTTACCTCGCGTTGCGGAGTTCCCTTTTTCTTCGGAACGGAAGCGGATGAGCGTGATTTCTCAGGTGGAGGGAGTCGCCACAGGTGAAGCATCTTCGAGAGGCGTTGACCCGGCGATCGCCAGTTTTCTCCAATCAGAACCTTACTTAATGTTTACCAAAGGTTCTCCAGAGTTAACCTTGGCACGTTGCACTCAGATTCATTTGGGCAATCACTCAGACCCATTGACCGACGCACAACGCCAGAAAGTTTTGGCAGAAAATGACCTGATGGCGAGTAAAGGTCTACGGGTGCTAGGTTTTGCCTACAAACCCCTCGCAGAAATTCCCCCGGAAAGTTCAGATGAAACCTCTGAGCAAGATTTAGTCTGGCTGGGATTGGTGGGAATGCTAGATGCACCACGCCCAGAAGTAAGAGCAGCTGTGCAAGAATGCCGAGAAGCAGGTATTCGCCCAGTGATGATTACTGGCGACCACCAATTAACAGCACGAGCGATCGCTACAGATTTGGGAATTGCTCAAGAAGGCGACCGTGTTCTCACAGGTCAAGAATTGCAACGGATGACTGACCAGGAATTAGAGCAAAACGTTGATCTGGTGAGCATCTATGCCAGAGTTTCCCCAGAACACAAACTGCGAATTGTCCAAGCACTGCAACGCCGGGGTCGATTTGTGGCGATGACAGGCGATGGCGTCAACGATGCCCCAGCCCTCAAACAAGCGGACATCGGTATTGCGATGGGCATTACTGGCACTGATGTCAGTAAAGAAGCCAGCGACATGGTGTTACTTGATGACAACTTCGCCACCATTGTCAGCGCCACCAAGGAAGGTAGGGTTGTTTATACCAACATCCGCCGCTTTATTAAATACATCCTCGGCAGTAACATTGGTGAAGTTCTGACAATTGCCGCCGCACCCTTAATTGGTTTGGGAGGCGTTCCGCTGACTCCTTTACAAATTTTGTGGATGAACTTGGTTACAGACGGTTTACCAGCCTTAGCATTAGCTGTGGAACCTCCAGAACCGGATGTGATGCAACGTCCGCCTTTTAGTCCCCGCGAAAGTATCTTCGCTAGGGGATTGGGTTCTTATATGATTCGCATTGGGATAATCTTTGCCATTATCACCATTGCCTTAATGTGGTGGGCTTATCAACATACCCATGCTGCCGGGTATCAGGGAAATCCCGATACTTGGAAAACAATGGTATTTACTACCTTGTGTATTGCCCAAATGGGTCATGCGATCGCTATTCGCTCCAACAACCGACTGACCATCGAGATGAATCCCTTCTCGAATATCTTTGTACTAGCGGCTGTTGTCGTCACCACGATTTTGCAGCTGATGCTAGTTTACGTCCCACCCCTGCGAGATTTCTTTGGTACTCATTACCTGACTCTAGAGGAATTGGGAGTTTGTATTGGTTTCAGTGCCTTAATGTTCATCTGGATTGAAGGGGAGAAGATATTTTTGCGGATTATGGGCAAGAAGGCTGTCTGA
- a CDS encoding transglutaminase family protein: protein MSFALPTLTVSQMFGQKTIRPLTAAALCGITFIKDRLIAIDSIKGHLLEIDPTSDNSKILNSHQVEEFTDVTGLAAWDDTLWVSRENSVYLCKLNALGLEHFVTLPYAADGVAVWETTVYVSCQRLGYILVFDRETRKEITRFYAPGVGIENLAVTQEMLWICDRTEQSVYAMDRATGELQFSVLTPFECPTGIAIHKNAETGKENIYVAYASEEPYIRDNPNADPSHELTFRDRTFIHPLYYHYQPDKRYALSNGYLIEMSYAEEIAPLDEVYLPDVEWRIALPSETERQKVKHVEPIGIPFTEEVIEGQRVAVFKFDSLAPGERHIFGWKALLEVRGIKYRITPRDVEDVPELSPELQTRYLVDDDDLAMDTTIVRRAAREAIGSETNVLRKMHSIRNYVYDELSYGIKPYIDTPDTVLERGVGSCGEYVGVLLALSRLNGIPCRTVGRYKCPPHSDFIGVPLQPDFNHVWLEFYVPNFGWLPMESNPDDIGEGGPYPTRFFMGLCWYHIEIGKGITFETVTSQGARLTKEDIPIGDLAINHIRFTIIKELPDF, encoded by the coding sequence ATGAGTTTTGCACTCCCCACTTTGACCGTTAGCCAGATGTTTGGGCAAAAAACAATTCGACCGCTTACTGCTGCTGCCCTGTGTGGCATTACTTTCATCAAAGATAGACTGATTGCTATTGATAGTATCAAAGGGCATCTACTGGAGATCGATCCCACCTCTGACAACAGCAAAATTCTCAATTCCCATCAAGTTGAAGAATTTACCGATGTCACTGGTTTAGCGGCGTGGGATGATACCCTGTGGGTGAGCCGAGAAAATAGTGTTTATTTGTGCAAGCTCAATGCTTTAGGTCTGGAACATTTTGTAACATTGCCTTATGCCGCTGATGGCGTTGCTGTTTGGGAAACAACAGTTTATGTTAGTTGCCAAAGACTGGGCTACATTCTGGTTTTTGACCGCGAAACGCGAAAAGAAATTACCAGATTTTATGCGCCTGGAGTTGGCATAGAGAATTTAGCTGTAACCCAGGAAATGCTATGGATTTGCGATCGCACCGAACAATCAGTTTACGCGATGGATAGAGCCACAGGAGAACTGCAATTTAGTGTCCTAACACCATTTGAATGTCCAACAGGCATAGCAATCCATAAAAATGCCGAAACAGGCAAAGAAAATATTTACGTCGCCTACGCCTCCGAGGAGCCTTATATCCGGGATAACCCGAATGCCGATCCTAGTCATGAACTAACATTCCGCGATCGCACTTTTATTCACCCTCTGTATTATCATTACCAACCAGATAAGCGTTACGCTCTCTCTAACGGCTATCTGATTGAAATGTCTTATGCTGAGGAAATTGCACCCCTAGACGAGGTTTATTTACCCGATGTCGAATGGCGCATTGCCCTACCATCGGAAACTGAGCGTCAAAAGGTGAAACACGTTGAACCCATTGGTATACCCTTCACCGAAGAAGTGATAGAGGGGCAACGTGTAGCAGTCTTTAAATTTGATTCTCTTGCCCCAGGCGAACGGCATATATTTGGCTGGAAAGCACTTTTGGAAGTTCGAGGAATAAAATATCGGATCACGCCCAGAGATGTAGAAGACGTTCCTGAACTTTCCCCAGAATTACAAACACGTTACTTAGTAGATGACGACGATTTAGCAATGGATACCACCATTGTTCGCCGTGCCGCCAGAGAAGCGATTGGTTCTGAAACGAATGTGCTGCGGAAAATGCACAGCATCCGCAACTACGTTTATGATGAGTTATCCTACGGTATTAAACCTTACATTGACACCCCAGATACGGTTTTAGAACGGGGTGTTGGTTCCTGTGGCGAATATGTCGGCGTTTTACTTGCTTTATCCCGTTTAAATGGCATCCCCTGCCGCACGGTAGGCAGGTACAAATGTCCTCCCCATAGTGACTTCATAGGAGTACCGCTACAACCCGACTTTAATCATGTTTGGCTGGAATTTTACGTCCCGAATTTTGGCTGGTTGCCAATGGAATCAAATCCTGATGATATCGGTGAAGGTGGCCCTTATCCAACGCGCTTTTTTATGGGCTTATGCTGGTATCACATTGAAATTGGTAAAGGCATTACCTTTGAAACCGTAACAAGTCAAGGTGCGCGGCTAACCAAAGAAGATATTCCTATCGGTGATTTGGCGATTAATCATATTCGGTTCACAATTATTAAAGAATTACCGGACTTTTGA
- a CDS encoding TerB family tellurite resistance protein: MSNLKEAIPASEFMKKNLGISEAPTEAYLNYGYALLAIAGADGEVSEAELNWLLNHQRLVGAPEELIEKYKTFEYKNADLENLLRKITVDVSTWSKSRSLLYHAIQMSRADNDYSIEEQKAVKKAAKLLKVEDDVALALNRLIETEEAVTALRKALLQTEVLA, from the coding sequence ATGAGCAATCTTAAAGAAGCAATACCTGCTTCAGAATTTATGAAAAAGAACTTAGGTATTTCAGAAGCTCCTACTGAAGCGTACCTTAACTACGGATATGCACTGCTTGCTATTGCTGGAGCTGATGGAGAGGTTTCAGAAGCCGAACTTAATTGGTTACTAAATCATCAGCGTCTAGTTGGTGCTCCTGAAGAATTAATAGAAAAATACAAAACTTTTGAATACAAAAATGCTGACTTAGAAAACCTGCTGAGGAAGATTACAGTTGATGTTTCTACTTGGTCGAAATCAAGGTCATTGTTGTATCATGCAATTCAAATGTCCCGTGCCGATAATGATTACTCAATTGAAGAACAAAAAGCTGTAAAAAAAGCAGCTAAACTGCTGAAGGTTGAAGATGATGTTGCGCTTGCTCTCAATAGGTTGATAGAAACAGAAGAAGCAGTAACTGCATTACGTAAAGCGCTACTACAAACAGAGGTTTTAGCTTAG
- a CDS encoding PD-(D/E)XK nuclease family protein produces MSTPDRPFASYHLWSLVAPATGQERWHCQMRRGFIKARQHEPQVKALLTQATVPQRIGILAQKGVYEFHHHRHLLKQADGVERVAQLLKLGNSSVQVQQRVLQILQKYHDSPLLLDKDIIQLTPGDEGFPKPIVVEQEDYCFRLYAAMDCVFIESDSTLHILDFKTGKSAFDKRQALVYLLAARYLYPGREAVASFYNLEICKKSDLISINSSELESLKFELANIAHKHQHDLQKYQEETTNFSKIFPPNPGSHCRFCPFNSICEFADFKQHQSYPLPSLRVNS; encoded by the coding sequence ATGTCAACCCCCGATCGACCTTTTGCCAGTTATCACCTTTGGTCTCTAGTTGCCCCAGCGACTGGGCAAGAACGCTGGCATTGCCAGATGAGACGGGGGTTTATCAAAGCACGGCAACACGAACCACAAGTCAAAGCGCTTTTAACGCAAGCCACCGTGCCCCAGCGGATTGGCATACTTGCTCAAAAAGGCGTTTATGAGTTTCATCATCACAGGCATCTGTTGAAGCAAGCAGATGGTGTAGAAAGAGTTGCACAGCTATTAAAATTAGGCAACTCAAGCGTTCAAGTCCAGCAACGCGTGCTGCAAATTTTGCAAAAATATCACGATTCGCCCTTGCTTTTGGATAAAGATATTATCCAATTAACACCGGGTGATGAAGGCTTTCCCAAACCGATAGTAGTTGAGCAAGAAGATTATTGCTTTCGCTTATACGCGGCTATGGACTGCGTTTTTATTGAGTCTGATAGCACTTTACATATTTTGGATTTCAAAACTGGTAAGTCCGCTTTTGATAAACGACAGGCATTAGTTTACTTATTAGCTGCTCGTTATCTTTATCCAGGACGCGAAGCTGTTGCATCATTTTATAATTTAGAAATATGTAAAAAGTCAGATTTAATTAGTATTAATAGTAGTGAATTAGAATCATTAAAATTTGAATTAGCGAATATTGCTCATAAACATCAGCACGATTTGCAAAAATATCAGGAAGAAACTACTAATTTTAGTAAAATATTTCCTCCTAATCCTGGCTCTCACTGCCGCTTTTGCCCATTTAACTCCATCTGTGAGTTTGCCGATTTTAAGCAGCATCAATCATATCCACTACCCAGTTTAAGAGTTAATAGCTAA
- a CDS encoding phosphoglucomutase/phosphomannomutase family protein, with translation MSASSNSSKIKFGTDGWRGIIADDFTFPNVRKVTRAIATYLEIAYTKDRPVLIAYDTRFLADQFAQTASQILADLGWTVKITDRDCPTPVIAYNARHLNSAGALMFTASHNPAPYCGIKYIPDYAGPATPEITDTIVANIESASDELPGSNPSGSISIFDPKPDYLQFIYTLLDIEKIKRANLKVKYDALYSTSRGYLDEVLQHSGVQLESFHDWRDVLFGGGMPEPKGEQLVELVEAVVRDQADLGLATDGDSDRFGIVDEQGNVLTPNTVLLLLARHLIKNKGKTGAIVRTVATTHLLDNFAAKNGLQIYETAVGFKYIGEKMRETAVLIGGEESGGLSIIGHIPEKDGVLADMLVAEAIAYEGKPLSQLVKEAIAEADGPLYNNRLDLHLTEAHKTAVIDSFTKNPPTEVAGIKVKEVGRKDGIKLYLEEGSWVLLRPSGTEPLVRVYLETNTPEKLTQIAQELESAIAKLEA, from the coding sequence ATGAGCGCTAGTAGCAATTCCAGCAAGATAAAATTTGGTACCGATGGATGGCGAGGGATTATTGCCGATGACTTTACTTTTCCAAATGTGCGGAAAGTAACAAGGGCAATCGCCACTTACTTAGAAATAGCCTACACAAAAGATAGACCAGTACTTATTGCCTACGATACTCGTTTTTTAGCTGACCAGTTTGCCCAAACAGCGTCCCAAATCCTAGCAGACTTAGGTTGGACTGTGAAAATTACTGATCGGGATTGCCCCACACCAGTAATTGCCTACAACGCCCGTCACCTAAATTCCGCAGGGGCGTTAATGTTTACTGCTAGTCATAATCCAGCACCTTACTGTGGAATTAAATATATACCCGATTATGCTGGGCCTGCCACTCCAGAGATTACTGATACTATTGTGGCAAATATAGAAAGTGCATCGGATGAGTTACCTGGAAGTAACCCATCAGGTTCAATTTCAATTTTCGATCCGAAACCTGATTACCTGCAATTTATCTACACTCTACTTGATATAGAAAAGATCAAAAGGGCTAATTTAAAGGTAAAGTACGATGCTTTGTATTCTACCTCCCGTGGCTATTTAGATGAAGTTTTGCAGCATAGTGGTGTTCAGTTAGAAAGTTTCCACGATTGGAGGGATGTTCTATTTGGCGGTGGAATGCCAGAACCCAAAGGAGAACAATTAGTTGAGTTAGTGGAAGCTGTAGTCCGTGATCAAGCTGATTTGGGCTTGGCGACAGATGGAGATAGCGATCGCTTTGGTATCGTTGATGAACAAGGAAACGTCCTCACTCCGAATACTGTGCTGCTACTTTTAGCCCGTCATTTAATCAAAAACAAAGGTAAAACTGGCGCGATAGTCCGCACTGTCGCTACAACCCACCTGCTGGATAATTTCGCTGCTAAAAATGGGCTGCAAATTTACGAAACAGCAGTTGGTTTTAAATACATCGGTGAAAAAATGCGGGAAACTGCTGTATTAATTGGTGGAGAAGAATCAGGCGGATTGAGTATTATCGGGCATATTCCCGAAAAAGACGGGGTATTAGCCGATATGCTGGTGGCAGAAGCGATCGCCTATGAAGGCAAACCCCTAAGTCAACTTGTCAAAGAAGCGATCGCTGAAGCCGATGGCCCACTTTACAACAACCGCCTAGACTTGCACCTCACAGAGGCGCACAAAACCGCCGTCATCGACTCCTTTACGAAAAATCCACCTACAGAGGTAGCAGGAATTAAAGTCAAGGAAGTGGGGCGTAAAGACGGTATTAAGCTGTATTTAGAAGAAGGCAGCTGGGTTTTACTGCGTCCTTCCGGCACAGAACCACTGGTGCGCGTCTACCTAGAAACCAACACTCCCGAAAAACTCACCCAAATCGCCCAAGAGTTAGAGAGTGCCATTGCTAAACTAGAGGCATAA
- a CDS encoding LapA family protein, with the protein MKILAPFLTSLVVAVWVIAIAIISVQNATPVSLKFLTFQSIQIPMGLVLAFSAVIGLIGMALLQPLWGLAGFGQGNSRLEDDAEFFVDDEDF; encoded by the coding sequence ATGAAAATTCTCGCGCCTTTTTTGACATCTCTAGTTGTAGCGGTTTGGGTAATTGCGATCGCAATTATTTCAGTCCAAAATGCCACACCTGTATCGTTAAAATTCTTAACATTCCAATCAATTCAGATACCAATGGGTTTGGTGTTAGCTTTTAGTGCCGTTATCGGGTTAATTGGCATGGCACTGCTGCAACCTCTGTGGGGACTTGCTGGTTTTGGGCAGGGTAATTCTCGACTGGAAGACGATGCCGAATTTTTTGTTGATGATGAAGATTTTTGA
- a CDS encoding DUF433 domain-containing protein — protein MQYQNIITIEQGKRGGKPCIRGMRITVYDVLSYLASGMTYEEVLDDFPYLTQEDILACLSYAADRERQMLTMQAFDNNPNLGVLTLY, from the coding sequence ATGCAGTATCAAAACATTATTACAATCGAACAAGGAAAACGAGGTGGTAAGCCTTGTATTCGAGGAATGCGAATTACTGTATACGATGTTTTATCTTATCTTGCCTCTGGGATGACCTACGAGGAAGTGCTTGATGACTTTCCTTATTTGACACAAGAGGATATTTTGGCTTGCCTAAGCTATGCGGCTGATCGAGAACGGCAAATGCTGACAATGCAAGCTTTTGACAACAATCCAAACTTGGGAGTTTTGACACTGTATTAG
- a CDS encoding BrnA antitoxin family protein yields MEAEYDFSQGKRGIIESTPTGKTRITIRLDDEVLAWFRDQVHAAGGGNYQTLINDTLREYIQQIDKGYERNL; encoded by the coding sequence ATGGAAGCTGAGTATGATTTTAGCCAGGGTAAGCGGGGAATCATTGAATCAACACCAACAGGCAAAACTCGAATTACAATTCGCCTAGATGATGAAGTACTAGCATGGTTTCGTGACCAAGTTCACGCAGCAGGTGGAGGAAATTACCAAACTTTGATTAACGATACCTTGCGTGAGTACATTCAGCAGATCGATAAAGGCTATGAGCGCAACTTATAA
- a CDS encoding DUF433 domain-containing protein, translating to MNSRVDLLTRITQTPGQCGDRPCIRGMRIRVSDILEMLAENVSVSEILEDFPDLELEDIQACLLFAAW from the coding sequence ATGAACTCAAGGGTTGATTTATTGACTCGCATTACTCAAACTCCTGGTCAGTGTGGTGATCGTCCTTGTATTCGAGGCATGAGAATTCGTGTGAGTGACATTTTAGAAATGTTGGCTGAGAATGTCAGTGTTTCTGAGATTTTAGAGGATTTTCCCGATCTTGAACTCGAAGATATCCAAGCCTGTCTCTTGTTTGCAGCATGGTGA
- a CDS encoding Uma2 family endonuclease codes for MLNYNPLHCLPSSEELPDSNDTPVDNEVQNLIPGLLKTILALVWCDRWDWFFGVDMGIYYHPEKSAIVPDGFLSLGVKRFVDEDLRLSYVLWEEKQLPILALEVVSQIYREEYNIKKEFYAKELGILYYVVYSPLRRKKTPLEVYRLVDGEYILMSGNPIWLPEIGLGIGRERGIYQGIVREWLYWYDEEGQRLLTPEERIREAEERTAFEEQRRVEAEQKVKMLIERLNALGVDPETLS; via the coding sequence ATGTTAAACTACAATCCGCTCCATTGTTTGCCATCTTCCGAAGAACTACCGGACTCTAATGACACCCCTGTGGATAATGAAGTCCAAAATTTAATTCCCGGCTTGCTAAAAACGATACTAGCTTTGGTTTGGTGCGATCGCTGGGATTGGTTCTTTGGTGTTGATATGGGTATTTATTATCACCCAGAAAAATCAGCTATTGTCCCTGATGGGTTTCTCAGCTTAGGAGTTAAACGCTTCGTTGATGAGGATTTACGCCTAAGTTATGTGCTGTGGGAAGAAAAGCAATTGCCAATTTTAGCACTAGAAGTTGTTTCCCAAATATATCGGGAAGAATATAACATCAAGAAAGAATTCTATGCTAAAGAATTAGGAATTTTGTACTACGTTGTATATAGTCCCCTTCGGCGTAAAAAGACACCCTTGGAAGTGTATCGCCTAGTCGATGGGGAATATATCTTAATGTCAGGAAATCCCATTTGGCTACCAGAAATTGGTTTAGGAATTGGGCGAGAACGGGGAATTTATCAAGGTATAGTGCGGGAATGGCTTTACTGGTATGACGAAGAAGGGCAAAGATTGCTGACACCAGAAGAACGCATTAGAGAAGCGGAAGAACGCACAGCTTTTGAAGAACAGCGGCGGGTGGAAGCAGAACAAAAAGTAAAAATGTTAATTGAAAGGTTGAATGCACTAGGTGTTGATCCAGAAACTCTGTCATAG